The following nucleotide sequence is from Microbacterium imperiale.
CCGGCGCCTCGGTGCGGTTCTGCTCGAGCAGATCGCGGATCTGGATGAGCAGCTCCTGCTCGGTCGGCAGAGGCGCGGCCTTCTCGACGACGCCGGCCTTCGCTGCCTGTCGCTCCTTCCACTTGTTCATCGGCACGACGAACACGAGGTAGACCACGAGGGCGACGGCGAAGAAGCTGATGACCGCGCTGATGAGGTCACCGAGGGGGAACGGCACCGACTGTCCGTAGATGCCGGTCAGCGTCGGGCCGGCGACCCCGTCCGCGTTCGGCTGGTAGAACAGTGCGACGAGCGGATTGATGACACTCGACACGATCGCGTTGACGATCGCCGTGAACGCACCGCCGATGACGACGGCCACGGCCAGATCGATGACGTTGCCGCGCATGATGAAGTCGCGGAAGCCCCTGATCATGCCTCTCCTCCTTCTCCGGCGATGCCGGACTCTACGAGCCCGCTGCCGCGGGCGAGGACGTCGCCTCGGACTTCGATGATGCCGAGGAGGATGCGTCGCCGCCACCGCTTGACCCGCTCGAGGCCGAGCCGGTCGAACGCGAGTCCGTGCGGTAGAAGCCGGCGCCGTTGAAGGTGACGCCGATCGAGCCGTACTCCTTGCGCAGCTCGCCGGAGCACTCGGGGCAGACCGTCAGCGTGGGATCGGCGAACGACTGGACGGCATCGAAGCGGTGCCCGCAGGACTTGCAGGCGTAGGCATAGGTGGGCATGGTTCCTCGGGTGTTCAGTGCGCCTCGGAGGCGAGGACGACGGTGCGGGTGGGGGTGACGACACCGGTCACCGGCTGATCGTGGAGGTCGCGGGGCACTTCGTCGACGAGCTCCGAGTCGAACACGACGGCGTACACCGGGGGACGGTTCTCCATCGAGCCGAGCGTCTTGTCGAAGTAGCCGCGAC
It contains:
- a CDS encoding FmdB family zinc ribbon protein, with the protein product MPTYAYACKSCGHRFDAVQSFADPTLTVCPECSGELRKEYGSIGVTFNGAGFYRTDSRSTGSASSGSSGGGDASSSASSKSEATSSPAAAGS
- the mscL gene encoding large conductance mechanosensitive channel protein MscL, yielding MIRGFRDFIMRGNVIDLAVAVVIGGAFTAIVNAIVSSVINPLVALFYQPNADGVAGPTLTGIYGQSVPFPLGDLISAVISFFAVALVVYLVFVVPMNKWKERQAAKAGVVEKAAPLPTEQELLIQIRDLLEQNRTEAPAAAAAPTDGPLRRSQPTTPPAAPSA